One segment of Paramormyrops kingsleyae isolate MSU_618 chromosome 8, PKINGS_0.4, whole genome shotgun sequence DNA contains the following:
- the mipa gene encoding major intrinsic protein of lens fiber a yields MWEFRSMSFWRAVFAEFFGTMFFVFIGMGAATRFVSGPHYVLSVAFCFGLAGATIIQSIGHVSGGHINPAVTFAYLVSSQMSLFRAFFYVAAQMSGAVAGAAVLYGVTPGTMRGSLALNKLQPGISLGMATTVEVFLTLQLVVCIFAVTDDRRNGRLGSAALAIGFSITVGHLMGMYYTGAGMNPARSFAPAILTRNFINHWVYWVGPMIGGAVGALLYDFMLFPRMRGLSERLAILKGSRPPEDESQGDTQGEPIELKTQAL; encoded by the exons ATGTGGGAGTTCCGCTCGATGTCCTTCTGGAGGGCGGTCTTCGCCGAATTCTTCGGCACCATGTTCTTCGTGTTCATCGGCATGGGTGCGGCAACGCGCTTCGTCAGCGGGCCGCACTACGTGCTGAGCGTGGCCTTCTGCTTCGGCCTGGCGGGGGCCACCATCATCCAGTCCATCGGCCACGTCAGCGGGGGCCACATCAACCCCGCCGTCACCTTCGCCTACCTGGTCAGCTCGCAGATGTCCCTCTTCCGTGCCTTCTTCTACGTCGCCGCTCAGATGAGCGGTGCCGTGGCGGGTGCGGCGGTGCTGTACGGGGTCACACCGGGTACCATGCGGGGCAGTTTGGCCCTCAATAAG CTGCAGCCTGGCATCAGTCTGGGCATGGCCACCACAGTGGAGGTGTTCCTCACGCTGCAGCTGGTGGTTTGCATCTTCGCCGTCACTGACGACCGCCGTAATGGCCGCCTCGGGTCCGCAGCGCTCGCCATCGGATTCTCCATCACCGTCGGTCACCTGATGGGG ATGTACTACACTGGCGCTGGTATGAATCCGGCACGGTCCTTTGCACCTGCCATCCTCACCAGGAACTTCATCAACCACTGG GTGTACTGGGTAGGCCCTATGATTGGGGGCGCCGTGGGGGCGCTGCTCTACGACTTCATGCTCTTCCCCAGGATGCGGGGGCTGTCTGAAAGACTGGCCATCCTGAAAGGCAGTCGCCCCCCGGAGGACGAGAGCCAGGGCGACACACAGGGGGAGCCCATCGAGTTGAAGACTCAAGCCTTATAG